Sequence from the Melioribacteraceae bacterium genome:
AAAATCGTGAAGAAATAGATGCAATTGACAACTCAAATTCTAATCTCTTCTTTAATCCTGATTCAATAATTTTTCTTTCCGTTATATCTGTTAGTGAACCTACAATTAATGTTGTAACCCCATTCTCAACTACTGGTGCTTCTCTTACTTCTACCCAGACCTTTTTTCCGTTTTTATGAACAAGTTCAAGTTCGTATGTACCCTGTGGCTTCCCGCATTTTATTGCTTCCAGTGTCTTCTGAATTCCGATTTTATTTAATGGGTTGTCCGATACAAAATTAGTCCAGGCTCTAAAACCCTCATCTGTATTATATCCCAATATATCCTTTAATTGAGGACTTACATATTTTATATTCTGCTCTGTATCGTGTGAGTAAAAAAGATTTGTACTGTGATCAATTATGTTCTTTAATTTTTTCTGGCTCTCAACCAAATCCCGTTCATTCATCTTTCGTTCAGTTATATCTTCAGCAAAAATTATTAATCCGCCAATCTGATCTCTTGTCTTGTACCAGGATTTTATTTCTCTTCTGAACCATCGAATATTCCCGTTTTCTCCTTCAAGCTTATCTTCGAATGGATCAATTACCTCTCCGTTTAAACATCTTTTATGCATTTCACGCCATCTTTTCGGTAATTCGGGAAATAGATCGTAATGAGAAGATCCCATTATTGTTTTACTTCCTAATCCGTAGTCAGTAAGCCATCGTTTACTTGTTGCTATATATCTCATATTCGTATCAAGCATTGCAATAGCTGCAGGTGTATACTCAATAAATAGTCTCAGCTTCTCTTCGCTTTCTCTAAGTGCTGCTTCAGTTTTTACTCGCTCAGTTATATCTCTCACTAATCCCATATAATATCTTATACCTTTCAAGTCAAAACAGCCGAATTGTACTTCAATCGGAAACTTACTCCCGTCTTTTCTTTTATGGTGACCCAATAATTGCATCGAATTTCCTGGCATTATTTTTATCCATTCTCTCTGGGCACTCTCTAAATTAAAATCCGTTTCAATATCGAATACAGTCATGTTTAATAACTCTTCTCTTGTATAACCAATAGAACTGCAGGCTCTTTCATTCACATCTACAAATTTTCCTCTAAAATCGTGAACAAAGAGCGCATCAGCTGCCTGGTTGATATATGCCCGGAACCTTTCCTCGCTATCCCGTAAAATTGATTCAACACGCTTGCGTTCCGTAATATCTCGCGCTATCCCTTCTATTGCGACTAATTCACCCTTATCGTCAATTATCGGTACATTTCTTTGCTCAGTGTAAATAACAGTTCCGTCCTTCTTCACCCATCTTAATTCAATAGGCTGATTAATTTCTTTACCATTGTTCGAGATTTTTTCTAATATCCTTTTGTCCTCTGGATGAACTAGTTTAAAACCTAAATCTGGATCAGCATAATGCTCTTCAGGTGTGAATCCGGTTATTTTTGTCGCTGCATTATTGACAAGCGTAAATCCTCTATTCGGTTTGAACTCGTAGCGGTAAATCAAATCTTCTGCATTGTCTATCAACCTTCTGAAACGCTCTTCACTCTCAATCAGCTTTTTTTCGGCATTAAATTGTTCTGTGATGTCTATTGCCATTACCAACCTGTAATTTCCCTCGCGTCGCGTGGGAAGGCTATGTGAGCTTATCTCAACATTAATTATTGTCCCGTCTTTTTTCTTATGTCTGAATACTCGGCTTCTTTGAATTATTTCTCTTTCTTTCTTGATGTTCTCTATTAGCATCGGAACATCTTCAGAAGGCCTTATATCTGTTAATGTCATATTTAAAAAATCATCCCTTGAATACCCGTAGTTTTTTGTTGCTGAATTGTTAACAGAAATGAATTTTAAAGTGTCTACGTCATATATCCACATCGGGAGTGGGTTATTATCAAATAATATCTTATATGTATCTTCACTAAT
This genomic interval carries:
- a CDS encoding PAS domain S-box protein, which produces MNGVKQKQSRRFIGIAKQYYAYNPNTILLLNTDGIILDINIKGEELLGYNRSIITKQNIQLIIDLSDENSQGIIKAILTKKEYSGETTFIKKTGNKFKGYFNTRIIIDEKKNRIIEMGIEKRRNKKSKGLKDENRDNLISEDTYKILFDNNPLPMWIYDVDTLKFISVNNSATKNYGYSRDDFLNMTLTDIRPSEDVPMLIENIKKEREIIQRSRVFRHKKKDGTIINVEISSHSLPTRREGNYRLVMAIDITEQFNAEKKLIESEERFRRLIDNAEDLIYRYEFKPNRGFTLVNNAATKITGFTPEEHYADPDLGFKLVHPEDKRILEKISNNGKEINQPIELRWVKKDGTVIYTEQRNVPIIDDKGELVAIEGIARDITERKRVESILRDSEERFRAYINQAADALFVHDFRGKFVDVNERACSSIGYTREELLNMTVFDIETDFNLESAQREWIKIMPGNSMQLLGHHKRKDGSKFPIEVQFGCFDLKGIRYYMGLVRDITERVKTEAALRESEEKLRLFIEYTPAAIAMLDTNMRYIATSKRWLTDYGLGSKTIMGSSHYDLFPELPKRWREMHKRCLNGEVIDPFEDKLEGENGNIRWFRREIKSWYKTRDQIGGLIIFAEDITERKMNERDLVESQKKLKNIIDHSTNLFYSHDTEQNIKYVSPQLKDILGYNTDEGFRAWTNFVSDNPLNKIGIQKTLEAIKCGKPQGTYELELVHKNGKKVWVEVREAPVVENGVTTLIVGSLTDITERKIIESGLKKRLEFELSIASISSRFLNISQMTIDREINEALKRVGKVAQVDRTYLFIFSEDLSICDNTHEWCGEGITPQIDNLKKIPTSIIPWWMESLKRNETIHIPRVENLPEEAREEKVILEAQEIKSLVVVPLSTRKKLKGFIGFDSVKNYKEWMPEDIVLLKMLSEILVIALDKLKSDELLKKSEEKYKKLVDTAPDVIYSLSHPEGIITSLNPVFENITGWEIGEWIGRPFKLLIHPEDIEKTKIPDNLIRDKRLFTMELRVRKKNEEYLVGEFTNVAEVKDNKVTGIFGIVHNITERKLAEEQLRILMNRLIESEEIMRKSASGQLHDQVGQNLTALTINLNYIISQLPGEASEKLTTRLNDSLVILNETIDQIRDIMVELRPTVLEDYGLNAALNWSINKFAERTKINVIYNGKDLEKELPINTGYIIFRSIQEVFHNISKHARAENVKIELIEKPEAIKIEVKDDGIGFSMKKVREMKNSISFGLSSIEERMKLIGGKLEISSEPGKGTVVIIEIGR